The Camelina sativa cultivar DH55 chromosome 16, Cs, whole genome shotgun sequence sequence ACTGGATCTAAAACATTACTTGTAAACTTGAATAAAAtactttacaaatatataatattatataatattatgcaGTTCcataaaaaaagtaacaaaaacagaatttgGATCTACTTCGTTGCATTAGTTAAGAAAATTCGTTGcattagttaaaaaaaactgtGGCTCTTTTAACAATTTATGTtgatatatttcattaaaaaaaactctccCGGATCATCTTAGGACTCCTGTTCTTCACTTGCTGCTGCATCAGAAGTTTCTTCTTCCgtggggttagggttagggttagctTCATCTTCTTTGGGTTCGGCTTTGTCTTCCTCCTCCCCCGTGCGACGGTTGTTAGCGGCGGCTTGGAGGACGTGACTGTAATTACCTTTCTCAAGGAAAAGCTGGCTGAAGTGGACTTTACAGTAAAGGATGCCGTCGAGAGCAGCATATGAAGAGTGTGTTAATGGACAACCACTATGTGCACATCTGAAGCAAGTCTTGTGGTAAGATTCTCCTTCCATTGTCATCTTCTCTAGAGGATAAACTGTTTTCTTACAAGCTGCACATTTGTCTTGTGTTCCGCTAAAGAAGGAAGATAACCTGTTTGGAGCCCTCGACTATGCAGATGATCACACcaagaaaacatattagaaaaagatggaagaaataacaaaaaaaaaaaaaaaaaagaggaatgtATGTTGAAGAATTGTCGTTCATACCGTTTCATTCGATTTCTCGGTCTTTCCTGCTGTAAAAAAGATCAATCAAGAAGACGAAGTATCCACTAGATTAAAAGATttcaacaaaagattaaaagaacagagctaaaaaaaaaacagaggatttgacAAACCTGTTTGAAAATTCTTGCTGAAATTTCCAGATTCTTTGAAGAGCTGTTCAAAATGGGTCTTGCAATACAAAACTCCATCCATGGATGAGTAGTTACTTATCTGTAAAATACAAGACATGTTTTTTTATCATAGAAACAAAGAGGAACAACAAAtggagacagaagaagaagaaggtagatatatatatatatatataccacgaGAGTGCCATTGCAATGGCTGCACCTGAAGCATGACTTGTGATAAGGCATTCCTTCCAACGTCATCAAGTCCATAACGTATACCGTCTTGTCACACGCCTTGCATTTGTCTAGTGTCCCTGTAAACGCCATTgttatctatctctctctctcccttcttcttcttccaaatttaCGAAAGAGTTCGAAGATGGatcaatgtttttcttttttttttacccatcTATGAGCTCTCTGcctttttattatatcaaaaacctAGGGGCCGGGCAAAATTGTTTGTTCTGATGGTTGAGATTCGAGTGAGGAGAACCCTTAAAAATATGTCTAATCAAATCcaatattctataatctaattATGGGTAAGCAAAGGGGACACACGAAAAAACGCTatcatcaaaaaagaaaaacactatTTACGCCCATTACAAAGCTTATATATAACCTTTTCCGATTTTAAGATGTTATTATTAATGAAGATATCCTTATACAACATAGACAAAACCTAACCTAACCTAACATTACAAGACTGCGCCTTATAACCATCATAGTTTATATACCTACCTACCCATCACCATCAGTAGAAAATGATTTTGTTATGTAActagaagaaaaaatgttacaTTATCAGAAGAACTCaattaagaaattgaaaaatggGTGTCACATATgccaaaacaataaaacatagGGTGAAtcgaaaagaaaaggaaactatGGGTTATTGATGTaaacaatagaaacaaaaagGTCGTTTTCATAAATAACAGATAATAAAGTGAGAGAGTCTGTGAAAGAAGGAAAGAGGAGAAAATCCATTGACGccctaaacaaaaataagacGCCGGCGAGTGTGTGGATTCGTCACTTTCCTCCTTTTGTAACCGAACCACtccaa is a genomic window containing:
- the LOC104749162 gene encoding LIM domain-containing protein PLIM2c-like isoform X2, translated to MAFTGTLDKCKACDKTVYVMDLMTLEGMPYHKSCFRCSHCNGTLVISNYSSMDGVLYCKTHFEQLFKESGNFSKNFQTGKTEKSNETSRAPNRLSSFFSGTQDKCAACKKTVYPLEKMTMEGESYHKTCFRCAHSGCPLTHSSYAALDGILYCKVHFSQLFLEKGNYSHVLQAAANNRRTGEEEDKAEPKEDEANPNPNPTEEETSDAAASEEQES
- the LOC104749162 gene encoding LIM domain-containing protein PLIM2c-like isoform X1, which translates into the protein MAFTGTLDKCKACDKTVYVMDLMTLEGMPYHKSCFRCSHCNGTLVISNYSSMDGVLYCKTHFEQLFKESGNFSKNFQTAGKTEKSNETSRAPNRLSSFFSGTQDKCAACKKTVYPLEKMTMEGESYHKTCFRCAHSGCPLTHSSYAALDGILYCKVHFSQLFLEKGNYSHVLQAAANNRRTGEEEDKAEPKEDEANPNPNPTEEETSDAAASEEQES